One window of Dermacentor andersoni chromosome 7, qqDerAnde1_hic_scaffold, whole genome shotgun sequence genomic DNA carries:
- the LOC129385775 gene encoding uncharacterized protein — MAALSFAVITGTRAGEADGKCDTIPKTSGICYIMQEMRMFIYAYELKMTSEGNVLQLRSSDGTTPSMSFERLTKILKPKKIVFIGNNPCYTYDGNGEKRFGASVRDFIVGTYFGHRLYSDIVKQALFDSTSSSGSNLIQEVNDRSTAEQCDEFYDAVRLRTNMPVESVHELYDIDDAFCKAEMEVPITNPEDECDDDISDIPCECSPIEDLQDVAKRLIYNHNFINDPTIHEMLRGVRCSMKKCRLIRKTNSAHVAESVRKGMVVASQKRAQWLSARPDEGDVNHIMIVLNAACQCTSVKCLEVRDVTTLNFEASEQLQFRRLKSLVIANWAATMSAIINMCHNLTIDYFEMVDMPLCMFNCKFEKQFGDASSQRTK; from the exons ATGGCAGCTCTGTCCTTTGCGGTCATCACAGGCACCCGTGCTGGCGAGGCAGACGGCAAGTGTGACACCATACCCAAAACTTCTGGG aTATGCTACATCATGCAAGAAATGCGTATGTTTATATACGCATATGAATTGAAAATGACCTCCGAGGGTAACGTGTTGCAACTGAGGAGCTCCGACGGCACTACACCATCGATGTCCTTTGAGCGTCTCACGAAAATTTTGAAGCCTAAGAAGATAGTATTCATCGGGAACAACCCATGTTACACCTACGATGGCAATGGAGAGAAGCGGTTCGGGGCAAGTGTGCGGGACTTTATTGTCGGCACGTATTTTGGACATCGCTTGTACAGTGACATCGTAAAGCAGGCACTGTTCGATTCGACGAGCAGTTCAGGCAGTAATCTCATCCAAGAAGTAAATGACAGGAGCACCGCGGAGCAGTGTGACGAGTTCTACGACGCGGTTAGACTGCGCACCAACATGCCAGTTGAATCAGTGCATGAGCTTTACGACATAGACGATGCGTTTTGCAAGGCAGAGATGGAGGTTCCGATCACCAACCCGGAGGATGAATGCGACGACGACATTAGTGACATTCCATGCGAGTGTTCCCCCATTGAGGACTTGCAAGACGTGGCCAAACGCTTGATTTACAATCATAACTTCATAAATGACCCCACGATTCACGAAATGCTACGGGGTGTGAGATGCTCCATGAAGAAGTGCCGACTAATTCGCAagacaaacagcgctcacgttGCCGAGAGTGTGCGCAAAGGCATGGTAGTGGCGTCTCAGAAGAGAGCTCAGTGGCTATCAGCAAGGCCTGATGAAGGCGATGTGAATCATATTATGATTGTGCTCAATGCAGCTTGCCAATGCACCAGTGTCAAGTGTCTAGAAGTACGGGACGTGACTACGCTCAATTTTGAAGCGAGCGAGCAACTGCAGTTTCGTCGGCTAAAGTCTTTAGTGATTGCTAATTGGGCAGCTACAATGAGTGCAATAATTAACATGTGCCATAACCTTACAATAGATTACTTCGAAATGGTGGATATGCCGTTGTGCATGTTCAACTGCAAATTTGAGAAACAGTTTGGTGATGCGAGTTCGCAGCGAACCAAGTGA
- the LOC140219413 gene encoding phospholipid phosphatase 3-like yields the protein MTQYEIVIGMHAVPTLIIAILVLAIYYSPLRPVHTRISCDDRSLSLDYKDSTITGAMLYATCLLLPILTLGCIEWKSHSASSSDSSSEERGDGKLALLCFKKSVPSIVRKLHAYLLCFIVGALVTIFVTDAIKYSVGRPRPHFLSLCAPDACQRGNETVYTQSLHCTTELSRHLLRNLKLSFPSGHSSLSAYAAAFMILYLQERRHATLHSLTVVIFALQSTIAVAAMCIGASRVFDHKHHVEDVACGLALGAIIGYFTWTFVLPDM from the coding sequence atgactcaaTACGAGATCGTTATAGGAATGCATGCAGTACCCACATTAATAATCGCCATTCTCGTGCTAGCGATATATTATTCGCCACTGAGACCCGTACACACACGCATCTCTTGCGATGATCGCTCACTTTCTCTCGATTACAAAGACAGTACAATTACCGGCGCGATGCTATACGCTACGTGCCTTCTACTGCCGATCCTTACATTGGGCTGCATAGAATGGAAATCGCACAGTGCTTCTTCGAGTGATTCTTCGAGTGAGGAGCGTGGCGATGGGAAACTCGCGTTATTGTGCTTCAAGAAATCCGTACCCTCCATAGTTCGCAAATTACACGCCTATCTGTTGTGTTTCATAGTCGGAGCATTAGTCACTATATTTGTGACAGACGCGATCAAGTACAGCGTAGGTAGACCCAGACCACACTTTCTCTCATTATGCGCACCCGACGCGTGTCAACGCGGTAATGAAACGGTATACACGCAGTCTCTGCACTGTACGACCGAGCTTTCAAGACACTTGCTGCGCAATTTGAAACTGTCGTTTCCGTCAGGACACTCCTCCCTTTCTGCTTACGCCGCTGCGTTCATGATTCTATACTTGCAAGAACGAAGACATGCGACGTTACATTCGTTAACGGTGGTAATATTTGCGCTACAAAGCACGATTGCAGTCGCGGCAATGTGCATAGGAGCTAGTCGCGTATTTGATCACAAGCATCACGTTGAAGACGTCGCGTGCGGACTAGCATTAGGAGCAATTATAGGCTATTTTACTTGGACATTTGTCCTGCCAGATATG